Within Sporosarcina sp. PTS2304, the genomic segment TGGAAAAGTGTATATAGAATCTGCCCTTTTGAAAATGATCCACTCAGGCGATCAACAGAATGTAACAGCTACTGCATCAGATCCTGAAATGTCTCAAAAACTCGCTGTCTTGGAACAAACAGTTAGGCAACTTCAACAACAATTGGCTTCGGGCTCTGTACCACAAGCTTCAAATGAACCTCAAGCCCCTACTCGTCGTGCAGCTTCTACAGCTTCCCGATCAGCTAAAGTGCCTACAGGTAAAATTGTTGAAGTACTGAAAGCTGCAACAAAGTCAGATATTCAAATGATTCGAGAGCAGTGGGCGGGTATGATGCAAAGTTTACAACGCTCACATGCAGCTTTGTTAGAAGAGACTGAACCGGTTGCGGCATCAGAGACGGCTTTTGTGTTAAAATTTAAATATGAAATTCATTGCCTCATGGCTTCTGAGAATGCCACACTGCAAGCAGGTCTATCCGATGCGTTATTGCAACGTACCGGTAAAGGCTATGAAGTGATTTACGTTGCTGAAGAAAGCTGGCTAGAAGTACGGGCAGATTTTATCCGCAAAAATGGCCTGGGCAGTCAAAAAAACCAAGACGATGCTCAACAGTCGGTAACGGATTCGGAAACTGCTTCGGCGTTCATGGAAGAAGCTACTCTGGCAGACGGAGATCCGCTCGTAACAGAGGCAGAAAAATTATTTGGCAAAGATTTCATTACAATAGAAGAGTAAACTACTAAGGAGGAATTATTCATGCGTGGAATGGGAAATATGCAAGGTATGATGAAGCAAATGCAAAAGATGCAAAAGAAAATGGCGGAGGCTCAAGAAAACTTAGGTGAAGAGCGAATGGAAGGTACAGCTGGCGGAGGTATGGTAAAAGTTATCGTATCTGGTCACAAACAAGTATTGGAAGTTATCATCGATCCGGAAGCAGTAGATCCGGAAGACGTAGAAATTCTACAAGATTTAATCGTCATCGCAACAAACGAAGCGATTGCGAAAGCGGAAGAAATATCGAACTCCACAATGGGCCAATTTACTAAAGGAATGAACTTGCCTGGGATGTTCTAGGAGGCTATATAATGCATTACCCTGAACCTATATCAAAATTAATGGATAGTTTTATGAAATTGCCAGGTATCGGCCCAAAAACAGCGGGTCGTCTGGCGTTTTTTGTATTAAGTATGAAAGAAGATACTGTACTTGATTTTGCTAAAGCGCTAGTAGACGCCAAGCGTAATCTGCAGTTTTGCTCGGTATGCGGTCATATAACAGATATTGATCCTTGTTATATATGTCAAGATCAATCTCGTGATCGTTCAACGATTTGTGTAGTGCAAGATCCGAAAGATGTTATCGCCATGGAGAAAATGCGTGATTACCGCGGACTGTACCACGTATTACAAGGAGCCATCTCTCCTATGGATGGCATAGGTCCAGAGGATATCAACGTTCCTTCATTACTCACAAGATTACAAGACGAGGAAGTACAAGAACTGATCCTTGCTACAAATCCTACTATAGAAGGCGAAGCGACAGCAATGTATATATCTCGTTTAGTAAAACCATCAGGTATTACTACAACGCGTATAGCTCACGGTTTGCCGGTCGGCGGAGACTTAGAATACGCCGACGAAGTTACACTTTCCAGAGCACTAGAAGGTCGCCGGGAATTATAAGCAGGATATAGTTAACCACAATGAAATAACGAGAATGTGAACTATTCTTCATGGGTAACGCATATAGATAAGTATCTATAGAAGAAAGGGCGTTTTCTGTGAAGATTTTAGTGATAGTCGCATTAGGAGTTATTGCATTAGTTTTACTACGAATGAGTAAAACAACTTTAGAAAAAAACATGGAACGCTTATCAGTCTTCTGGTTTAGATTAGCCTTCGCCTTTTTTATTCTATTCCTAATGAATATAGCTGGAGGGTTTATCGGAATCTACGTACCAGTAAATATTGCGTCAGGTATCATCTTAGCAGTGCTGGGAGTACCTGGATTTGCGGCGCTATGCGGTTTCGCCATTCTTTTTTAAAAAGAATGGTGAAAATGCTTGCAATGCAAATGCGACGGTGTTATATTAATAAGCGTCGCATTAAGCAGTGACATCACAACA encodes:
- a CDS encoding YbaB/EbfC family nucleoid-associated protein codes for the protein MRGMGNMQGMMKQMQKMQKKMAEAQENLGEERMEGTAGGGMVKVIVSGHKQVLEVIIDPEAVDPEDVEILQDLIVIATNEAIAKAEEISNSTMGQFTKGMNLPGMF
- the recR gene encoding recombination mediator RecR yields the protein MHYPEPISKLMDSFMKLPGIGPKTAGRLAFFVLSMKEDTVLDFAKALVDAKRNLQFCSVCGHITDIDPCYICQDQSRDRSTICVVQDPKDVIAMEKMRDYRGLYHVLQGAISPMDGIGPEDINVPSLLTRLQDEEVQELILATNPTIEGEATAMYISRLVKPSGITTTRIAHGLPVGGDLEYADEVTLSRALEGRREL
- a CDS encoding pro-sigmaK processing inhibitor BofA family protein, which encodes MKILVIVALGVIALVLLRMSKTTLEKNMERLSVFWFRLAFAFFILFLMNIAGGFIGIYVPVNIASGIILAVLGVPGFAALCGFAILF